Proteins from one Ricinus communis isolate WT05 ecotype wild-type chromosome 9, ASM1957865v1, whole genome shotgun sequence genomic window:
- the LOC8263738 gene encoding protein NRT1/ PTR FAMILY 5.2 — translation MAMVEEGGADNNYTQDGTVDLKGNPVLRSKRGGWKACSFIVVYEVFERMAYYGISSNLVLYLTKKLHEGTVKSANNVTNWVGTIWMTPILGAYVADAHLGRYWTFVISCIIYLSGMSVLTLSVSLPALRPPPCKEANVDDCRKASPLQLAVFFGALYTLAIGTGGTKPNISTIGADQFDDFDPKEKDHKLSFFNWWMFSIFFGTLFANTVLVYIQDNVGWALGYGLPTLGLLISISIFLAGTPYYRHKIPAGSPFTRMAMAIVAAIRKIKMPIPNDPKELYELDLEEYARNGKFRIDSTPGLRFLNKAAVRTGSTDPWMLCSVTQVEETKQMLRMIPVLIATFVPSTMIAQISTLFVKQGTTLDRNIGSFKIPPASLSGFVTIAMLISVVLYDRFFVRITRKLTNNPRGVTLLQRMGIGIVFHIIIMIIASLIERYRLSVAKEHGLVENGGQVPLTIFILLPQFVLMGMADAFLEVAKLEFFYDQAPESMKSLGTSYSTTSLGIGNFLSSFLLSTVSRLTSKNGHQGWILNNLNASHLDYYYAFFAILNFFNFLFFLVVIKFYVYKAEASDSMEVLAEQLKGMRLQAPNQEVSNTILN, via the exons ATGGCAATGGTAGAAGAAGGAGGTGCTGATAATAATTACACACAAGATGGAACTGTGGATCTCAAAGGAAACCCTGTTCTTAGATCCAAGAGAGGTGGATGGAAAGCTTGCTCTTTCATTGTTG TGTACGAGGTATTTGAAAGGATGGCATATTATGGAATATCAAGTAATCTGGTTCTGTACTTGACGAAAAAGCTCCATGAAGGGACTGTGAAATCAGCAAACAATGTCACGAACTGGGTGGGTACCATATGGATGACTCCTATTTTGGGTGCGTATGTTGCCGATGCTCATCTTGGCCGCTACTGGACCTTtgtcatctcatgcatcatctATCTCTCT GGGATGTCTGTGCTAACACTATCAGTATCACTTCCAGCACTAAGACCACCCCCATGTAAGGAAGCCAATGTTGACGATTGCCGAAAGGCCTCACCGTTACAATTAGCAGTATTTTTCGGTGCCCTTTACACACTAGCCATAGGCACCGGAGGAACCAAGCCGAACATCTCAACGATCGGCGCCGATCAGTTCGATGATTTCGACCCTAAAGAGAAGGATCATAAGCTATCATTTTTCAACTGGTGGATGTTTAGCATTTTCTTTGGGACACTCTTTGCTAATACAGTACTTGTTTATATTCAAGATAACGTTGGGTGGGCATTAGGCTATGGGCTTCCAACTCTTGGCCTTCTCAtatctatttctattttcctGGCTGGTACACCTTACTATAGACACAAGATACCCGCTGGCAGCCCTTTTACAAGGATGGCAATGGCCATTGTAGCTgccataagaaaaataaagatgcCAATTCCTAATGATCCTAAAGAACTCTATGAGCTTGACTTGGAAGAATACGCAAGAAATGGGAAGTTTAGGATTGACTCCACACCTGGCTTGAG GTTTCTCAATAAAGCAGCAGTGAGAACAGGTTCAACTGATCCATGGATGCTTTGCTCAGTAACTCAAGTGGAGGAGACTAAACAAATGCTAAGAATGATACCAGTCTTAATTGCCACTTTTGTTCCCAGCACAATGATTGCTCAGATCAGTACCCTTTTTGTCAAGCAAGGCACTACCCTTGATAGAAATATTGGCAGCTTTAAAATCCCTCCAGCAAGTTTATCAGGATTTGTGACCATAGCAATGCTTATCTCTGTCGTTCTGTACGATAGATTCTTTGTCAGGATAACGCGAAAATTGACGAATAATCCTAGAGGGGTTACTCTTCTTCAGAGGATGGGAATAGGCATTGTTTTCCATATCATAATCATGATTATTGCATCCCTTATAGAAAGGTACAGACTTAGTGTGGCAAAAGAACATGGATTAGTTGAAAATGGAGGACAAGTGCCTTTAACAATATTCATCTTACTTCCACAATTTGTCCTTATGGGAATGGCTGATGCATTTCTAGAGGTGGCCAAGCTCGAATTCTTCTATGATCAAGCACCTGAAAGCATGAAGAGTCTTGGCACTTCTTATTCAACTACTAGTCTTGGAATCGGAAACTTTCTTAGCAGTTTCCTTCTGTCGACAGTTTCTCGTCTCACAAGCAAAAATGGTCACCAGGGATGGATATTGAACAACTTGAATGCTTCTCATCTTGACTATTATTATGCGTTCTTCGCAATATTGAACTTCTTtaacttccttttcttcttagTTGTGATCAAGTTTTATGTGTATAAAGCTGAAGCTTCAGACTCAATGGAAGTACTAGCTGAACAATTGAAGGGGATGAGATTGCAAGCACCAAATCAGGAAGTGTCTAATACAATACTGAATTAA
- the LOC8263736 gene encoding protein unc-13 homolog, with protein sequence MAHQNPTKDTFSGPLLSGPAACDPSETDLTWPFGDIHGLDRDDIRETAYEVFFTACRSSPGFGGGRNNITFYSNHHHHHHGGGGDANNGGGGGPMSPSGSSSGGRVGAGGGGGAGGGGGAVVVLTPTSRIKRALGLKMIRRSPSRRMSSGGGGGAGSGPGSPNAPPHNHNGGGYSPGTGFNTVPASRPRRPLTSAEIMKLQMRVTEQSDNRLRKTLMRTLVGQMGRRAETIILPLELLRHLKPSEFNDMHEYHLWQRRQLKILETGLLLHPAVPLEKSNSFAMRLREIIRASDTKSIDTSKNSDTMRTLCNSVVSLSWRSPNGAPTDVCHWADGFPLNLHIYTCLLQAIFDFRDETLVLDEVDELVELIKKTWSTLGINRPIHNLCFTWVLFQQYVVTSQTEPDLLYAAHAMLSTEVANDAKKPDREATYVKLLASMLASMQGWAERRLLHYHDYFQRGNVFLIENLLPLALSASKILGEDVTITEGAGKQPTRIVDSSGDRVDHYIRASIKNAFAKIIETGSYKSTSVEVKDEASEALLQLAKETEDLASRERESFSPILKKWQSIAASVAAVTLHHCYGAVFKQYLAGMSTLNYESVEVLQRAGKLEKFLVQMVVEDSADCEDGGKSIVREMVPFEVDSVIMRVMKQWIEDKMKKGRECFIRARDSETWNPKSKNEPYAQSVVELMKIAKETLDEFFEIPVGITDDLVCDLAEGLEHLFQEYIKFVEACGSKQSYVPTLPPLTRCNRDSKFYKLWKKATPCSVGTEEMYQHGGATEAHHPRPSTSRGTQRLYIRLNTLHYLLSHLHSLDKTLALAPRTVASARTRHASHRRHRSNASSYFEQTHAAIQSACQHVSEVAAYRLIFLDSNSVFYETLYLGDVANARIRPALRTLKQNLTLLTAILTDRAQALALREVMRATFKAFLMVLLAGGCSRVFYRSDHPMIEEDFENLKRVFCVCGEGLINEELVEREADIVEGVIALMGECTEQLMEDFSIVTCETSGIGVMGSGQKLPMPPTTGRWNRADPNTILRVLCYRNDKAANHFLKKSFQLAKRK encoded by the exons ATGGCCCACCAAAACCCAACAAAGGACACCTTCTCTGGTCCACTCCTTTCAGGTCCCGCTGCCTGTGACCCATCGGAGACAGACCTCACATGGCCTTTCGGTGACATACACGGACTAGACCGCGACGACATTAGAGAGACAGCTTATGAGGTTTTCTTTACAGCTTGTAGATCATCTCCAGGCTTTGGTGGTGGCAGAAACAATATTACGTTTTATTCaaaccaccaccaccaccatcatggtggtggtggtgatgcTAATaatggaggaggaggaggaccCATGTCACCATCAGGGTCTTCTAGCGGCGGGAGGGTAGGTGCTGGTGGTGGAGGAGGAgcaggaggaggaggaggagctgTAGTTGTGTTGACACCAACAAGCAGGATAAAACGTGCGCTAGGGTTAAAGATGATAAGGAGGTCGCCGTCACGGAGGATGTCAAGTGGCGGAGGAGGTGGCGCAGGGTCAGGGCCGGGGTCTCCTAATGCGCCGCCGCATAACCATAATGGTGGTGGGTATAGCCCTGGTACTGGGTTCAATACCGTTCCGGCTTCCAGACCAAGAAGGCCTTTGACTTCTGCGGAGATTATGAAATTGCAAATGCGAGTCACTGAGCAGAGTGATAATAGATTGAGAAAGACGCTTATGAGGACTCTTGTTGGCCAA ATGGGAAGAAGAGCAGAGACAATAATCCTCCCACTAGAGCTGCTCCGCCACCTTAAACCATCAGAATTCAATGATATGCATGAGTATCATCTCTGGCAAAGGCGTCAGCTAAAAATCCTAGAAACCGGCCTTCTCCTCCACCCAGCAGTTCCACTAGAAAAATCAAACTCCTTTGCTATGCGCCTTCGCGAAATCATTCGCGCCAGCGACACAAAATCCATTGACACTAGCAAAAACTCTGATACCATGAGAACCTTATGCAACAGTGTTGTTTCCTTGTCTTGGCGTAGCCCTAATGGTGCACCTACAGATGTTTGTCATTGGGCTGATGGGTTCCCCCTCAACcttcatatatatacttgCCTCCTTCAAGCAATATTTGATTTCAGGGATGAGACATTAGTCCTTGATGAGGTTGATGAGCTTgtagaattaataaagaagACATGGTCTACATTAGGAATCAATAGACCTATACACAATCTTTGCTTCACTTGGGTGCTTTTCCAACAATATGTAGTAACTTCACAAACTGAGCCTGATCTTCTTTACGCTGCACACGCAATGTTGTCAACGGAGGTGGCTAATGATGCAAAAAAGCCTGACAGAGAGGCTACTTATGTTAAGCTTTTGGCTTCTATGTTAGCTTCGATGCAAGGGTGGGCCGAGAGGAGATTACTTCATTACCATGACTATTTCCAGAGGGGAAATGTTTTCTTGATCGAGAATCTTTTGCCTTTGGCTTTGTCAGCATCAAAGATTTTGGGTGAGGATGTTACCATTACGGAAGGAGCAGGGAAACAACCCACAAGAATAGTTGATTCATCTGGAGATCGTGTCGATCACTATATTCGAGCTTCTATAAAGAATGCATTTGCAAAG ATAATAGAAACAGGAAGCTATAAAAGTACAAGTGTGGAAGTGAAAGATGAGGCGAGCGAGGCTCTTCTGCAATTAGCTAAAGAAACTGAGGATTTGGCCTCGAGAGAGAGGGAAAGCTTTAGTCCCATACTGAAGAAATGGCAATCAATTGCAGCTAGCGTTGCGGCTGTAACACTACACCATTGCTATGGGGCAGTCTTCAAGCAGTATCTTGCCGGAATGTCCACGCTTAATTATGAGTCAGTTGAAGTATTGCAGAGGGCAGGAAAGCTTGAAAAGTTCTTGGTTCAAATGGTAGTTGAAGATTCTGCGGATTGTGAGGACGGAGGTAAATCCATCGTGCGAGAGATGGTTCCATTTGAAGTTGATTCAGTCATAATGAGGGTCATGAAACAATGGATTGAGGATAAGATGAAAAAAGGGAGAGAATGTTTTATCCGAGCAAGAGATTCAGAA ACATGGAATCCGAAGTCTAAAAACGAGCCGTATGCGCAGTCAGTTGTGGAGTTGATGAAAATAGCCAAGGAAACTCTGGACGAATTCTTTGAAATTCCTGTTGGAATTACTGATGATCTTGTTTGTGATCTCGCCGAAGGTTTAGAGCATCTCTTCCAAGAATACATCAAATTTGTAGAAGCTTGTG GATCAAAACAGAGCTATGTCCCCACACTACCTCCCCTAACAAGATGCAACCGCGATTCGAAGTTCTACAAGCTGTGGAAGAAGGCTACTCCGTGCAGTGTTGGCACAGAAGAGATGTACCAACATGGAGGAGCAACAGAAGCTCACCATCCTAGACCATCAACAAGCCGCGGAACGCAACGCCTTTATATCCGACTCAATACTTTGCATTATCTTCTTTCTCACCTCCATTCTCTAGACAAGACCCTTGCCCTTGCTCCAAGAACTGTTGCTTCAGCCCGTACTCGTCATGCCAGCCATCGCAGGCACCGCTCTAATGCCTCTTCTTACTTCGAACAAACCCATGCGGCTATCCAATCTGCTTGTCAACATGTGTCAGAAGTTGCTGCATACCGTTTAATCTTCCTTGATTCAAATTCTGTATTTTATGAAACTCTCTATCTCGGTGATGTAGCAAATGCTAGGATCAGGCCTGCATTGAGAACTCTCAAGCAGAATCTTACTCTTTTGACAGCAATTCTCACTGACCGAGCTCAAGCTTTGGCTCTGAGAGAAGTAATGAGAGCCACATTTAAGGCTTTCCTCATGGTTTTGCTTGCTGGAGGGTGCTCTAGGGTGTTTTATCGATCTGATCACCCAATGATTGAGGAGGATTTTGAGAATCTAAAGCGTGTGTTTTGTGTGTGTGGTGAAGGATTGATAAATGAAGAGTTAGTAGAGAGGGAAGCTGACATAGTTGAGGGGGTAATAGCATTAATGGGTGAATGTACGGAGCAACTAATGGAAGATTTCAGCATTGTGACTTGTGAAACAAGTGGTATAGGAGTAATGGGTTCCGGCCAAAAACTACCCATGCCGCCAACAACTGGAAGATGGAATAGAGCAGATCCAAACACAATCTTGAGAGTGCTGTGTTACAGAAATGATAAAGCAGCAAATCACTTCTTgaagaaatcattccaattggcaaagaggaaataa